One genomic segment of Sminthopsis crassicaudata isolate SCR6 chromosome 2, ASM4859323v1, whole genome shotgun sequence includes these proteins:
- the UCK1 gene encoding uridine-cytidine kinase 1 isoform X2, which yields MASASGGGGGAAAAEPERPHQRPFLIGVSGGTASGKSTVCEKIMELLGQHEVDHRQRKLVILSQDRFYKVLTAEQKAKALKGQYNFDHPDAFDNDLMHMTLKHIVEGKTVEVPTYDFVTHSRLLETTVVYPADVVLFEGILVFYSQEIRDMFHLRLFVDTDSDVRLSRRD from the exons ATGGCCTCGGctagcggcggcggcggcggcgcggcCGCTGCGGAGCCCGAGCGCCCCCACCAGCGGCCCTTCCTGATCGGGGTGAGCGGCGGCACGGCCAGTGGAAAG TCCACCGTGTGTGAGAAGATCATGGAACTGCTGGGCCAACATGAAGTGGATCATCGCCAGCGCAAGCTGGTCATCCTGAGCCAGGACCGCTTCTATAAGGTCCTGACCGCCGAGCAGAAGGCCAAAGCGCTGAAGGGGCAGTACAACTTTGACCACCCAG ATGCTTTTGATAATGACTTGATGCACATGACCCTGAAACACATTGTGGAGGGCAAAACCGTTGAGGTCCCGACTTATGATTTTGTGACCCATTCCAG GTTACTGGAGACAACTGTGGTTTACCCTGCGGATGTGGTTCTGTTTGAGGGCATTTTGGTATTCTATAGTCAAGAGATCCGAGACATGTTTCATCTTCGACTCTTTGTTGACACCGACTCAGATGTGAGACTCTCTCGTAGAG aCTAA
- the UCK1 gene encoding uridine-cytidine kinase 1 isoform X1, which yields MASASGGGGGAAAAEPERPHQRPFLIGVSGGTASGKSTVCEKIMELLGQHEVDHRQRKLVILSQDRFYKVLTAEQKAKALKGQYNFDHPDAFDNDLMHMTLKHIVEGKTVEVPTYDFVTHSRLLETTVVYPADVVLFEGILVFYSQEIRDMFHLRLFVDTDSDVRLSRRVLRDMNRGRDLEQILTQYTTFVKPAFEEFCLPTKKYADVIIPRGVDNMVAINLIVQHIQDILNGDICKWQRGVPNGRSYKRTFPEPGDPAVVLTSGKRSHLESSSRPH from the exons ATGGCCTCGGctagcggcggcggcggcggcgcggcCGCTGCGGAGCCCGAGCGCCCCCACCAGCGGCCCTTCCTGATCGGGGTGAGCGGCGGCACGGCCAGTGGAAAG TCCACCGTGTGTGAGAAGATCATGGAACTGCTGGGCCAACATGAAGTGGATCATCGCCAGCGCAAGCTGGTCATCCTGAGCCAGGACCGCTTCTATAAGGTCCTGACCGCCGAGCAGAAGGCCAAAGCGCTGAAGGGGCAGTACAACTTTGACCACCCAG ATGCTTTTGATAATGACTTGATGCACATGACCCTGAAACACATTGTGGAGGGCAAAACCGTTGAGGTCCCGACTTATGATTTTGTGACCCATTCCAG GTTACTGGAGACAACTGTGGTTTACCCTGCGGATGTGGTTCTGTTTGAGGGCATTTTGGTATTCTATAGTCAAGAGATCCGAGACATGTTTCATCTTCGACTCTTTGTTGACACCGACTCAGATGTGAGACTCTCTCGTAGAG TTCTCCGAGATATGAATCGTGGGAGAGACTTGGAGCAGATCCTTACACAGTACACCACCTTTGTCAAACCTGCCTTTGAGGAATTCTGCCTGCCG aCTAAGAAGTATGCTGATGTGATCATCCCTCGAGGGGTTGACAACATGG TTGCCATCAACCTGATTGTACAGCATATTCAGGACATTCTGAATGGGGACATCTGTAAATGGCAGCGGGGAGTTCCAAATGGGCGGAGCTACAAGAGGACTTTTCCTGAGCCTGGAGACCCTGCTGTTGTTCTAACTTCTGGTAAACGATCCCACCTGGAGTCTAGCAGCAGACCCCACTGA
- the PRRT1B gene encoding proline rich transmembrane protein 1B isoform X1 — MAPAGVSSFSPPPPRSHCARTTYREEELGSETARDGHLLEFTPFLSAPHRAPAHSPEARDSSANSSSETDPQGATGTAAEPVVEGSAPGAGGESREPATEPPPLPSLAPWNNGAASSYPSPLQPSPAGDNGQMPKCATGMGFVGEPPPYTPPDPKAVHMLYPPFPSGFSGQMPILYQPGPSPQPLYPPSPSATPLYPSGPSPTSLYPPASSPPSLFPSSNLPSGAFPYTIYNSPMNSMAAGMDRRPLPKDYMVESVLVTLFCCLITGVIAIVYSHETRAALSRGDLAQAEQASKKARSLVLFSLLFGVFVSTSWVIYVIVALYIP, encoded by the exons ATGGCCCCAGCTGGggtttcttccttctcccccccccccccccgcagtcACTGTGCCCGCACCACATACAGGGAAGAGGAGCTGGGCTCAGAGACCGCAAGAGACGGACATCTCTTAGAATTCACTCCTTTCCTCTCAGCACCTCACAGAGCacctgcacata GTCCAGAAGCCAGAGACAGCAGCGCCAATTCTTCCTCAGAAACAGACCCCCAGGGGGCCACGGGCACTGCAGCAGAGCCAGTGGTGGAGGGCAGCGCCCCTGGGGCTGGTGGTGAGAGCAGAGAGCCGGCAACAGAGCCCCCGCCCCTGCCCAGCCTGGCCCCGTGGAACAATGGCGCAGCCTCGTCTTACCCGAGCCCTCTGCAGCCCAGCCCTGCTGGTGATAACGGGCAGATGCCCAAGTGTGCCACAGGCATGGGCTTCGTGGGAGAGCCCCCACCTTATACCCCTCCTGATCCCAAGGCTGTCCACATGCTCTACCCTCCATTCCCGTCGGGCTTCTCTGGGCAAATGCCCATCCTGTATCAGCCGGGCCCTTCGCCACAGCCTCTGTACCCGCCTTCGCCGTCAGCCACACCTCTGTACCCATCGGGACCCTCTCCAACATCCCTCTACCCGCCAGCATCTTCGCCCCCGTCGCTGTTCCCATCATCGAACCTgccttctggagccttcccctacACCATT TACAACAGCCCCATGAACAGTATGGCGGCTGGCATGGACCGGAGGCCTCTGCCTAAGGATTACATGGTGGAGTCCGTGTTGGTGACCCTCTTCTGCTGCCTGATCACTGGGGTCATCGCCATTGTCTACTCTCATGAG ACCCGGGCAGCCCTGAGCCGTGGAGACCTCGCTCAGGCCGAGCAGGCATCCAAGAAAGCCCGCTCCTTGGTGCTCTTCAGTCTGCTTTTTGGGGTCTTCGTGTCTACCAGCTGGGTCATCTATGTCATCGTGGCCCTCTACATTCCCTGA
- the PRRT1B gene encoding proline rich transmembrane protein 1B isoform X2: MEPGPEARDSSANSSSETDPQGATGTAAEPVVEGSAPGAGGESREPATEPPPLPSLAPWNNGAASSYPSPLQPSPAGDNGQMPKCATGMGFVGEPPPYTPPDPKAVHMLYPPFPSGFSGQMPILYQPGPSPQPLYPPSPSATPLYPSGPSPTSLYPPASSPPSLFPSSNLPSGAFPYTIYNSPMNSMAAGMDRRPLPKDYMVESVLVTLFCCLITGVIAIVYSHETRAALSRGDLAQAEQASKKARSLVLFSLLFGVFVSTSWVIYVIVALYIP, translated from the exons ATGGAGCCAG GTCCAGAAGCCAGAGACAGCAGCGCCAATTCTTCCTCAGAAACAGACCCCCAGGGGGCCACGGGCACTGCAGCAGAGCCAGTGGTGGAGGGCAGCGCCCCTGGGGCTGGTGGTGAGAGCAGAGAGCCGGCAACAGAGCCCCCGCCCCTGCCCAGCCTGGCCCCGTGGAACAATGGCGCAGCCTCGTCTTACCCGAGCCCTCTGCAGCCCAGCCCTGCTGGTGATAACGGGCAGATGCCCAAGTGTGCCACAGGCATGGGCTTCGTGGGAGAGCCCCCACCTTATACCCCTCCTGATCCCAAGGCTGTCCACATGCTCTACCCTCCATTCCCGTCGGGCTTCTCTGGGCAAATGCCCATCCTGTATCAGCCGGGCCCTTCGCCACAGCCTCTGTACCCGCCTTCGCCGTCAGCCACACCTCTGTACCCATCGGGACCCTCTCCAACATCCCTCTACCCGCCAGCATCTTCGCCCCCGTCGCTGTTCCCATCATCGAACCTgccttctggagccttcccctacACCATT TACAACAGCCCCATGAACAGTATGGCGGCTGGCATGGACCGGAGGCCTCTGCCTAAGGATTACATGGTGGAGTCCGTGTTGGTGACCCTCTTCTGCTGCCTGATCACTGGGGTCATCGCCATTGTCTACTCTCATGAG ACCCGGGCAGCCCTGAGCCGTGGAGACCTCGCTCAGGCCGAGCAGGCATCCAAGAAAGCCCGCTCCTTGGTGCTCTTCAGTCTGCTTTTTGGGGTCTTCGTGTCTACCAGCTGGGTCATCTATGTCATCGTGGCCCTCTACATTCCCTGA